In one window of Bos taurus isolate L1 Dominette 01449 registration number 42190680 breed Hereford chromosome 15, ARS-UCD2.0, whole genome shotgun sequence DNA:
- the LOC407218 gene encoding calcitonin receptor-stimulating peptide 1 isoform b precursor (isoform b precursor is encoded by transcript variant 2) yields the protein MGFWKFPPFLVLSILVLYQAGMFHAAPFRSVFDGRFDPATLDEEESRLLLAAMVNDYEQMRARESEKAQKTEGSRIQKRACNTATCMTHRLAGWLSRSGSMVRSNLLPTKMGFKIFNGPRRNSWF from the exons ATGGGCTTCTGGAAGTTCCCCCCATTCTTGGTCCTCAGCATCCTGGTCTTGTACCAGGCAGGCATGTTTCATGCAGCACCATTCAG GTCTGTCTTTGATGGGCGTTTTGATCCTGCTACCCTGGATGAGGAGGAATCGCGCCTCCTACTGGCTGCGATGGTGAATGACTACGAGCAGATGAGGGCCCGGGAGTCGGAGAAGGCTCAGAAGACCGAGGGCTCCCG CATCCAGAAGAGAGCCTGCAACACTGCCACCTGCATGACCCATCGCCTGGCAGGCTGGCTGAGCAGATCTGGGAGTATGGTGAGGAGCAACTTGCTGCCGACCAAGATGGGTTTCAAGATCTTCAATGGGCCCCGCAGGAACTCCTGGTTTTAA
- the LOC407218 gene encoding calcitonin receptor-stimulating peptide 1 isoform a precursor (isoform a precursor is encoded by transcript variant 1): MGFWKFPPFLVLSILVLYQAGMFHAAPFRSVFDGRFDPATLDEEESRLLLAAMVNDYEQMRARESEKAQKTEGSRPFLFLYAANQHPEESLQHCHLHDPSPGRLAEQIWEYGEEQLAADQDGFQDLQWAPQELLVLNSEMTLGIRSPGS, translated from the exons ATGGGCTTCTGGAAGTTCCCCCCATTCTTGGTCCTCAGCATCCTGGTCTTGTACCAGGCAGGCATGTTTCATGCAGCACCATTCAG GTCTGTCTTTGATGGGCGTTTTGATCCTGCTACCCTGGATGAGGAGGAATCGCGCCTCCTACTGGCTGCGATGGTGAATGACTACGAGCAGATGAGGGCCCGGGAGTCGGAGAAGGCTCAGAAGACCGAGGGCTCCCG cccttttcttttcctctatgcTGCAAATCAGCATCCAGAAGAGAGCCTGCAACACTGCCACCTGCATGACCCATCGCCTGGCAGGCTGGCTGAGCAGATCTGGGAGTATGGTGAGGAGCAACTTGCTGCCGACCAAGATGGGTTTCAAGATCTTCAATGGGCCCCGCAGGAACTCCTGGTTTTAAACAGTGAAATGACGCTGGGAATAAG GTCACCAGGAAGCTGA